The region AAATTCTTTACACTTTCACCAGTTGAAAAATTGAAATTTATTCCAGTAATAGTAGATTATATTTTCAGTCAAGAAAACGGAGAACAAAATTTTACCGACAATACCAAAAATCTATTAAAAGCTTTTGCTATTTCAGTTCCACACGATAAAGCAATGTCAATTCGTGATGATGTTGCATTGTTTCAAGCTATAAAAACAAGATTAGTAAAAATATCTGACAGGAACGAAAGCGGCAAAACAAATGATGAAATGGACACGGCAATCAAGCAAATCATTTCCGAAGCCATTACAGCTGATAATGTGATTGATATTTTTGATGCAGCAGGGTTGAAAAAACCCAACATTGAAATTTTAGACGAAAGATTTTTACAGGAATTAAAAGACTTACCACAAAAGAATTTAGCCGTTGAGTTATTAAAAAAATTACTCAAAGACGAAATCAAAAAACGGACTAAAATCAATTTAGTAGAAAGCAAGAAGTTTTCTGAAATGTTGGAAGATGCCATAAAACGCTATCACAACGGAATGATTGACACCGTAGAATTTTTGGAAAAAGTGTTGATCCCATTTGCCGAGCAAATGAAAGAAGCCGACAAGCGTGGCGAGAATTTGGGATTAGATTACAGAGAATATGCGTTTTACACAGCATTAGAAGTGAACAATAGTGCCGTTTCAATTTTAGGCGATGAAATTCTAAAACATATTGCTCAAGAACTTTTAAAAACCGTTCGTAGCAGCACAACAATAGACTGGACTATTAAAGAAAGTGTTCAATCGGCTTTAAGGCGTAATATTCGAAGAATTTTACGATTACACGGTTATCCGCCCGACTTACAAGAAAAAGCAGTCGAAACAGTTTTAACACAGGCAAAAATGCTTGCAGAAGATTTAGTAAGTGGTAAAGACAACGAATAAATTTGCCAACGCACAGTCGTAAGCACATTTGCAAGCCCGCACGAACCAACGCTCCAACCAAAGGCTTGCAAAAGAGCTTCCGCCTTTACAACGCAACTTGGCAAAGCCATTTTGTCCAACGCTCAAAAAAACAAAATAAATTTGTGCTTCGTGGATAGGTTGGTGCAGGTTGACACAGATTAAAAAGAGAGCTAAATGACTGATAAACTGACAGGAAACAAAGAACACCAGCCCCTAACAAGCGGTATAAAACATTGGGGTTTAAGTGGTTATGCAAGCGTTCTGCCCCGCATCAAGTTCAGTGTAACTGGACAGGATAGTAGCCCGCAATCCCCAACGATTTCATACCGCCAACCGTTATAAATCTAAAAATTAATTTTAAATAATACGAATTCATAAATTACTTGTTTATAAAAATGGAAAACCAATCAGATAAACCGGGATTATCAAGAAAACTGGGACTGTTCACTGCATTAATGGTGGTGGTGTGTTCCATGATCGGTTCGGGGATATTTAAAAAAATATCTCCTATGGCTGCATCCTTGTATTCTTCGGAACTTATAATTTTCTGCTGGTTCTTGGCCGGTGTTATTACTTTGCTGGGCGCAATAAGTTATTCGGGATTATCGCGTATCAACAGCGAAGCAGGAGGGGAGTATCAATACCTGAAAATAATTTTCGGGAAATTCTTTTCATTCCTTTATGGCTGGACTGCTTTCACAGTTATTCAGTCAGCATCTATTGCATCTATAGCTTATGTATTCGGACAGTCGGTAAACAATATTTTTGCTTTACCCGAATTTAATGCAAGCATTGCAAATATTAGTGTTTTAGGTATTATGCCATTCAGTAATTTTGGCGTTAAAGGAATTACCATTCTTTCCATAATTATCATTACTGTTATAAATTATTTCGGGGTACAGTATGGCGGCTGGACAGTAAACTTTTTTACCATTGCCAAAATTATTGGAATACTTTTTTTACTGGGGATTTGTTTTGGTTCCGGTGCGGGCAGCAGCGAAAATTTCCATCAGCCA is a window of Bacteroidales bacterium DNA encoding:
- a CDS encoding DUF3387 domain-containing protein — translated: KFFTLSPVEKLKFIPVIVDYIFSQENGEQNFTDNTKNLLKAFAISVPHDKAMSIRDDVALFQAIKTRLVKISDRNESGKTNDEMDTAIKQIISEAITADNVIDIFDAAGLKKPNIEILDERFLQELKDLPQKNLAVELLKKLLKDEIKKRTKINLVESKKFSEMLEDAIKRYHNGMIDTVEFLEKVLIPFAEQMKEADKRGENLGLDYREYAFYTALEVNNSAVSILGDEILKHIAQELLKTVRSSTTIDWTIKESVQSALRRNIRRILRLHGYPPDLQEKAVETVLTQAKMLAEDLVSGKDNE